A genomic segment from Janibacter sp. DB-40 encodes:
- a CDS encoding ATP-dependent DNA ligase, which translates to MLAKAVTEVPAADAVDGGYSYEPKWDGFRCLVVKDGDDVELASRGKKPLTRYFPELVDACREHLPDRVVVDGEIVVRSGEPGAQRLDWEALGQRIHPAESRVTKLSAQTPAELIAFDLLALGDEDVTGSPFARRREQLESVFTTMAKGAPLHLTRVTRDADEARDWFVRFEGAGLDGVVAKALASTYEPGRRTMLKIKHKRTAEAVVTGYRVHKSGQGVGSLLLGLYDGDQLFNVGGIAAFTAKRRLELVDELEPLVRRDADGSVEHAETDRSRFSSGKDVSFVPLHPEWVVEVAFDQLEGHRFRHTVQFLRWRPDREPESCTLDQIDRAAAYDLGEVLAD; encoded by the coding sequence ATGCTCGCCAAGGCCGTCACGGAGGTGCCGGCGGCCGACGCCGTCGACGGGGGGTACTCCTACGAGCCGAAGTGGGACGGGTTCCGGTGTCTCGTCGTCAAGGACGGGGACGACGTCGAGCTGGCCAGTCGCGGCAAGAAGCCACTCACCCGGTACTTCCCCGAGCTCGTCGACGCCTGCCGCGAGCACCTGCCCGACCGGGTCGTGGTCGACGGCGAGATCGTCGTCCGCAGCGGTGAGCCGGGTGCGCAGCGCCTGGACTGGGAGGCACTCGGCCAGCGGATCCACCCCGCCGAGTCACGCGTCACCAAGCTGTCCGCGCAGACCCCGGCGGAGCTCATCGCCTTCGACCTGCTGGCCCTCGGCGACGAGGACGTGACCGGGTCCCCCTTCGCCCGCCGCCGGGAGCAGCTCGAGTCGGTCTTCACCACGATGGCGAAGGGAGCCCCGCTGCACCTGACGAGGGTGACGCGGGACGCGGACGAGGCCCGGGACTGGTTCGTGCGTTTCGAGGGCGCCGGGCTGGACGGGGTCGTGGCCAAGGCGCTCGCCTCGACGTACGAGCCGGGCAGGCGCACGATGCTCAAGATCAAGCACAAGCGCACCGCGGAGGCGGTCGTCACCGGCTACCGCGTGCACAAGTCCGGGCAGGGCGTCGGCTCGCTGCTGCTCGGTCTCTACGACGGTGACCAGCTCTTCAACGTCGGCGGGATCGCGGCCTTCACCGCCAAGCGGCGCCTGGAGCTCGTGGACGAGCTCGAGCCGCTCGTGCGACGGGACGCGGACGGCTCGGTCGAGCACGCCGAGACCGACCGGTCACGCTTCTCCTCGGGCAAGGACGTCTCGTTCGTGCCGCTGCACCCCGAGTGGGTGGTCGAGGTCGCCTTCGACCAGCTCGAGGGGCACCGCTTCCGGCACACCGTGCAGTTCCTGCGCTGGCGGCCGGACCGCGAACCGGAGTCGTGCACGCTGGACCAGATCGACCGGGCCGC
- a CDS encoding alpha/beta fold hydrolase, which yields MTTSRTVAERAVTYGSVAAASALVGAGSVWVGGATYFARRVLTPDPIRPDDTVVHVVHTDSVTLSGTDDILVPGRYGLWLDGGRGHARVGGVLEVDHRRRRVRRELLGVDRGTLQPGPARFNGYYWGRDPQADLGLATEEVVVPAGLGPMPAWITPAPHGTGDRWAILVHGRGAQRIEAIRAVPALHEAGLTCLVPSYRNDGEAPVGPDGRYNLGLSEWRDIEDAVSLALARGAQEIILVGWSMGGAIVLQFLDRSPLSSVVSRAVLDGPVVDWGDVLKHHADLHRVPAPVSHLGSALMGQHWAKRLVGVSESVDVARTDWVARAEELHHPMLLIHSRDDEFVPVGPSEALAQARPDLVTFEPWSLARHCKEWNVDPRRWNAVVADFVR from the coding sequence GTGACGACGTCGAGGACCGTGGCCGAGCGGGCAGTGACCTACGGGTCCGTCGCCGCCGCGTCCGCGCTCGTGGGAGCAGGCTCCGTCTGGGTCGGGGGCGCGACCTACTTCGCCCGCCGCGTCCTCACCCCGGACCCGATCCGCCCCGACGACACCGTCGTCCACGTCGTGCACACCGACAGCGTCACGCTCTCGGGCACCGATGACATCCTCGTCCCCGGCCGCTACGGCCTCTGGCTCGACGGCGGCAGGGGTCATGCCCGGGTCGGCGGCGTCCTCGAGGTCGACCACCGGCGCCGGCGGGTACGCCGCGAGCTGCTCGGGGTGGACCGGGGGACGCTGCAGCCGGGTCCCGCTCGCTTCAACGGCTACTACTGGGGGCGCGACCCGCAGGCGGACCTCGGCCTGGCGACCGAGGAGGTGGTCGTCCCCGCCGGGCTCGGGCCGATGCCCGCCTGGATCACGCCGGCCCCGCACGGCACCGGTGACCGCTGGGCGATCCTCGTCCACGGTCGCGGCGCCCAGCGCATCGAGGCGATCCGGGCCGTCCCCGCGCTGCACGAGGCGGGCCTGACCTGTCTGGTGCCGAGCTACCGCAATGACGGCGAGGCCCCGGTGGGCCCCGACGGGCGCTACAACCTCGGCCTGTCGGAGTGGCGCGACATCGAGGACGCCGTCTCGCTGGCGTTGGCCCGTGGAGCCCAGGAGATCATCCTCGTCGGGTGGTCCATGGGCGGCGCGATCGTGCTGCAGTTCCTCGACCGCTCGCCCCTCTCCAGCGTCGTCTCGCGGGCCGTGCTCGACGGCCCGGTCGTCGACTGGGGGGACGTGCTCAAGCACCACGCCGATCTGCACCGTGTGCCCGCGCCCGTCTCCCACCTGGGCAGCGCCCTGATGGGGCAGCACTGGGCCAAGCGCCTCGTGGGGGTCTCGGAGAGCGTCGACGTCGCCAGGACCGACTGGGTCGCCCGGGCCGAGGAGCTGCACCACCCGATGCTCCTCATCCACTCGCGCGACGACGAGTTCGTGCCCGTGGGGCCGAGCGAGGCGCTCGCACAGGCGCGGCCCGACCTGGTCACCTTCGAGCCCTGGTCGCTCGCGCGGCACTGCAAGGAGTGGAACGTCGACCCGCGGCGCTGGAACGCCGTGGTCGCCGACTTCGTGCGCTGA
- a CDS encoding dihydrofolate reductase family protein — protein sequence MRVLTCDHAAARVSPGDELTSVDLDALYAATGPLLRLNFVTTLDGAATGPDGRSGTINSAADHRGFTAMRRAADVLLVGAGTVRAEEYGPARLPVVVVSGRSELPDSVRGQEGVVLATTAASGATEGESVWICGEDGVDLPRLLERVRREVGPHVLCEGGPTLAAELVALGLVDEIALSWTPNLVGGGRGDHPRLLEGADVDVELACRHLLEEDGTLLGLWRPVR from the coding sequence ATGCGCGTCCTGACCTGTGACCACGCCGCCGCCCGCGTTTCCCCCGGTGACGAGCTCACCAGCGTCGACCTCGATGCGCTCTACGCCGCCACGGGACCGCTCCTGCGGCTGAACTTCGTCACCACGCTCGACGGGGCGGCGACCGGTCCCGACGGACGGTCGGGGACGATCAACTCCGCGGCCGACCACCGTGGCTTCACGGCGATGCGCCGGGCGGCCGATGTCCTCCTCGTCGGGGCAGGGACGGTGCGGGCCGAGGAGTACGGCCCGGCACGCCTCCCCGTCGTCGTGGTCTCGGGCCGATCCGAGCTGCCGGACTCCGTGCGGGGGCAGGAGGGCGTGGTCCTCGCGACGACCGCGGCCTCGGGTGCCACCGAGGGCGAGTCGGTCTGGATCTGCGGGGAGGACGGTGTCGACCTGCCGCGGCTGCTCGAGCGCGTGCGTCGGGAGGTCGGTCCCCACGTCCTCTGCGAAGGGGGCCCCACCCTCGCCGCCGAGCTGGTCGCGCTCGGTCTCGTCGACGAGATCGCCCTGTCGTGGACGCCGAATCTCGTCGGTGGCGGCCGGGGTGACCACCCGCGTCTGCTCGAGGGCGCCGACGTCGACGTCGAGCTCGCCTGTCGGCACCTGCTGGAAGAGGACGGGACCCTGCTCGGTCTCTGGCGCCCGGTGCGCTGA
- a CDS encoding polyphosphate kinase 2 family protein, giving the protein MGKDTKSGTKKTSSSTPYRDALRVEPGSDLTAIDTRGTPIFDGGKTKGKEALADLAKPVSDLQERLFAEATTGSRRSILLVIQGMDTAGKGGVMRHVVGNVDPQGVAITAFKAPTDEELQHSFLWRIRKALPQPGQIGVFDRSHYEDVLVARVHELVPRTQLSRRYTQINTFEEDVAGSGTTIIKVMLHISKDEQKERLAERLERPDKHWKFSPGDIDERAHWDEYQEAYRIAIDRCSTGIAPWYVVPADRKWYARLAVMNLLKEHLEGLDLHWPAAHFDVGEQQERLRRS; this is encoded by the coding sequence ATGGGCAAGGACACGAAGTCGGGCACGAAGAAGACCTCCTCGAGCACGCCGTACCGGGATGCCCTGCGCGTGGAGCCGGGCTCGGACCTGACCGCCATCGACACCCGCGGCACCCCGATCTTCGACGGCGGCAAGACGAAGGGCAAGGAGGCGTTGGCCGATCTGGCCAAGCCCGTGTCGGACCTGCAGGAGCGGCTCTTCGCCGAGGCGACCACAGGGAGTCGGCGCAGCATCCTGCTGGTCATCCAGGGCATGGACACCGCCGGCAAGGGCGGCGTGATGCGCCACGTCGTCGGCAACGTCGACCCCCAGGGCGTGGCGATCACCGCGTTCAAGGCGCCGACGGACGAGGAGCTGCAGCACTCCTTCCTCTGGCGCATCCGCAAGGCACTGCCGCAGCCCGGGCAGATCGGGGTCTTCGACCGCAGCCACTACGAGGACGTTCTCGTCGCGCGAGTCCACGAACTCGTGCCCAGGACGCAGCTGTCACGTCGCTACACGCAGATCAACACCTTCGAGGAGGACGTGGCCGGCTCGGGCACGACGATTATCAAGGTGATGCTGCACATCAGCAAAGACGAGCAGAAGGAGCGACTGGCGGAGCGGCTCGAGCGGCCGGACAAGCACTGGAAGTTCAGTCCCGGCGACATCGACGAGCGTGCCCACTGGGACGAGTACCAGGAGGCCTATCGCATCGCGATCGACCGGTGCTCCACCGGCATCGCGCCGTGGTACGTCGTGCCGGCGGACCGCAAGTGGTACGCCCGGCTCGCCGTGATGAATCTGCTCAAGGAGCACCTCGAGGGACTGGACCTGCACTGGCCGGCGGCGCACTTCGACGTCGGGGAGCAGCAGGAGCGGCTCAGGAGGTCCTGA